The Clostridium sporogenes genome contains a region encoding:
- a CDS encoding carbon starvation protein A produces MNSVVLLLTGIILFLIAYLTYGRWLAKHWGIDISKQTPAHTKFDNVDYCPADAKILLGHHFSSIAGAGPIAGPIQASIFGWVPVMLWIVIGSIFIGGVHDFGSLFASIRHGGNSIGEIIRVNIGEKGKKLFNIFAWVTLVLVVAAFTDICASTFAYNPQTPELLTGARSGTASILFIILAMGFGFFVYRRNAPVGVSTIVGVALLFFCIYIGYRFPVLKLSKFQWQIILLIYITAASTMPVWLLLQPRDYLCSFLLYAMLIGAFIGILVLHPTMQLAPTTSFTVKGQTLFPFLFVTVACGAVSGFHSLVSSGTSSKQLNSEKDTQLIGYGSMLIEGVVAIIALIAVGYVAKAKGTPAQIFANGCAAFMNSFGIPLAIGKVFVTLSFSAFALTSLDTATRIGRYIFQEFFQGSNEKEVEKKSIFSNMYVSTLITVFCALGLLLYGYEKIWPIFGSANQLLAALALLSLTAWLSRREKKTIMIIIPMIFMFAVTLSALFLIIKSYLFGAKPNYILGVMAVILLVLAVVLAVEAYNTLNKNKKANTNLGA; encoded by the coding sequence ATGAACTCAGTAGTGTTACTTTTAACTGGTATCATTTTATTTTTGATTGCTTATCTAACCTACGGGAGATGGCTTGCTAAACACTGGGGCATAGATATAAGTAAGCAAACACCAGCTCATACTAAATTTGATAATGTGGATTATTGTCCAGCAGATGCTAAAATTTTATTAGGTCACCATTTCTCATCTATAGCAGGGGCAGGACCTATAGCAGGGCCTATACAAGCATCTATATTTGGATGGGTTCCTGTAATGTTATGGATTGTTATAGGAAGTATTTTTATAGGTGGTGTTCATGATTTTGGTTCTTTATTTGCATCTATAAGACATGGAGGAAACTCTATAGGAGAGATAATTCGTGTTAATATAGGGGAAAAGGGTAAAAAATTATTTAATATTTTTGCTTGGGTTACATTAGTTTTAGTTGTAGCAGCCTTTACAGACATTTGCGCCTCTACTTTTGCATATAATCCACAAACTCCAGAGCTTTTAACAGGAGCACGTTCTGGAACTGCTTCAATTTTATTTATAATACTAGCTATGGGCTTTGGATTTTTTGTATATAGAAGAAATGCTCCAGTAGGGGTATCTACAATAGTTGGAGTTGCTTTATTATTTTTCTGTATATATATAGGATATAGATTTCCAGTATTAAAATTAAGTAAGTTTCAATGGCAGATAATACTTTTAATATATATTACTGCAGCATCTACTATGCCAGTTTGGTTACTTTTACAACCAAGAGATTATCTTTGTTCATTTTTGTTGTATGCAATGCTTATAGGGGCTTTTATAGGTATATTAGTTCTTCATCCAACAATGCAATTAGCACCAACCACATCATTTACGGTAAAAGGTCAAACTTTATTCCCATTCTTATTTGTAACAGTAGCTTGTGGCGCAGTTTCAGGATTTCACTCTCTAGTAAGTTCAGGAACATCATCAAAACAATTAAATAGTGAAAAGGATACTCAACTTATAGGATATGGCTCCATGTTAATTGAAGGAGTTGTAGCTATTATAGCTTTAATTGCTGTAGGATATGTTGCTAAAGCTAAAGGTACACCAGCTCAAATTTTTGCTAATGGTTGCGCAGCTTTTATGAATTCTTTTGGAATACCATTGGCTATAGGTAAAGTATTCGTAACATTATCCTTCTCTGCTTTTGCTTTAACAAGTTTGGATACAGCTACAAGAATAGGAAGATATATATTCCAAGAGTTCTTCCAAGGCTCTAATGAAAAAGAGGTGGAAAAGAAATCAATATTTAGTAATATGTATGTATCTACACTAATAACAGTATTTTGCGCGTTAGGATTATTGTTATATGGATATGAAAAAATATGGCCAATATTTGGGTCAGCAAACCAATTATTAGCTGCATTAGCATTACTGTCATTAACAGCATGGCTTTCAAGAAGAGAAAAGAAGACAATAATGATAATAATACCAATGATATTCATGTTTGCAGTAACACTATCTGCACTATTCTTAATAATAAAATCCTATTTATTTGGAGCAAAGCCTAATTATATATTAGGAGTAATGGCAGTAATATTACTTGTATTAGCTGTAGTACTTGCAGTAGAGGCTTATAATACTTTAAATAAAAATAAAAAGGCTAATACAAATTTAGGAGCTTAG
- the def gene encoding peptide deformylase codes for MALRQIRMFDDKILRKKSKVVEVVDDKIRQILNDMADTMYNTENGGGLAGPQVGILKRLVVIDMGQGLIKLVNPKIINKEGTQEVIEGCLSIPNTWGKLIRPKKVTIQALNECGKKIILTGTGDLAKCFCHEIDHLEGIVFTDLVTKYIK; via the coding sequence ATGGCATTAAGACAAATTAGGATGTTTGATGATAAAATATTGAGAAAAAAGAGTAAAGTAGTTGAAGTAGTAGATGATAAAATAAGACAAATATTAAATGATATGGCAGATACTATGTATAATACAGAAAATGGGGGAGGATTAGCTGGGCCACAAGTTGGTATATTAAAACGATTGGTTGTAATTGATATGGGACAAGGGCTTATAAAATTAGTTAATCCAAAGATAATTAACAAAGAGGGAACCCAAGAAGTTATAGAGGGTTGTTTAAGTATTCCTAATACATGGGGAAAACTAATAAGACCTAAAAAGGTAACCATACAAGCATTAAATGAATGTGGTAAGAAGATTATACTAACAGGTACAGGAGATTTAGCAAAATGTTTCTGTCATGAAATAGACCATTTAGAAGGTATTGTTTTTACCGATTTAGTTACTAAATATATAAAATAG
- a CDS encoding helix-turn-helix transcriptional regulator produces the protein MKNRIKEFREVFGLTQEQLGKLIGVSRQAINAIETEKFEPSIWLAYDICKIFHRSIEEVFLFEESEKKSRARQSRGVF, from the coding sequence ATGAAGAATAGAATAAAAGAATTTCGTGAAGTTTTTGGATTAACACAAGAACAATTAGGAAAACTTATAGGTGTGTCAAGACAAGCAATTAATGCTATTGAAACAGAAAAGTTTGAACCATCTATATGGTTGGCTTATGATATTTGTAAAATATTTCATCGCTCTATAGAAGAGGTTTTTCTTTTTGAGGAAAGTGAAAAAAAATCCAGGGCACGGCAAAGTAGAGGTGTATTTTAA
- a CDS encoding alpha/beta hydrolase, translated as MKVILLILLILLLVIVFVVSWRLTDVVIYPIVRKAEFTYQKEIEQGGFVEEEFNKLEKEEITIKSPFGYDLKGMYFPGKNPKKTVIICHGIKCNLYNSVKYMKIFMEKGFNGVIYDHRNHGSSGGENTTFGYYEKQDLKVVADWVFERNGEDSIVGIHGESMGAGTILQNAAIDDRIAFYVADCPYSSMKGILQLRLKEDYKLPAFPFIPVASFISKLRVGVLFSQVSPIKDIEKVETPILFIHGIEDEYIPKEMSIDMYKNKRIGIKDIYLAPNADHAESYIKNKKEYKERIYKFLEEINL; from the coding sequence ATGAAAGTAATATTATTGATTTTATTAATATTATTATTGGTTATAGTTTTTGTTGTATCGTGGAGATTAACAGATGTAGTTATTTATCCAATAGTAAGAAAGGCAGAATTTACTTATCAAAAAGAAATAGAACAGGGTGGATTTGTAGAAGAAGAATTTAATAAATTAGAAAAAGAGGAAATTACTATAAAATCCCCCTTCGGATATGATTTGAAGGGAATGTATTTCCCAGGCAAAAATCCGAAGAAAACTGTAATAATATGTCATGGGATAAAATGTAATTTATATAATTCAGTGAAATATATGAAAATATTTATGGAGAAAGGTTTTAATGGAGTAATATATGATCATAGAAATCATGGAAGTAGTGGTGGAGAAAATACTACCTTTGGTTATTATGAAAAACAAGATTTAAAAGTTGTTGCAGATTGGGTATTTGAAAGAAATGGTGAAGACTCTATAGTTGGTATTCATGGAGAATCTATGGGGGCAGGTACTATACTTCAAAATGCAGCAATTGATGATAGAATAGCTTTTTATGTGGCGGATTGCCCATATTCTAGTATGAAGGGTATATTACAGTTGAGGTTAAAAGAAGATTATAAATTGCCAGCTTTTCCCTTTATACCTGTGGCAAGTTTTATAAGTAAATTGAGAGTTGGAGTACTTTTTTCGCAAGTTTCTCCTATAAAAGATATAGAAAAAGTAGAAACACCTATACTTTTCATACATGGTATAGAGGATGAATATATACCAAAGGAAATGAGTATAGATATGTACAAAAATAAAAGAATAGGAATAAAAGATATATATTTGGCTCCCAATGCAGATCATGCAGAGTCTTATATAAAAAATAAAAAAGAGTATAAGGAACGTATATATAAATTTTTAGAAGAAATAAATTTATAA
- a CDS encoding (2Fe-2S)-binding protein encodes MNNNANEQIMDKLKKVCICKNINRLTIKNAIKSGAKTVEEVRKATGAGTGACKGNRCTYTIEKLLEEYSK; translated from the coding sequence ATGAATAATAACGCAAATGAGCAAATAATGGATAAATTGAAGAAAGTATGCATATGTAAAAATATAAATAGATTGACTATAAAAAATGCTATAAAATCAGGAGCTAAAACGGTAGAAGAAGTTAGAAAAGCTACTGGAGCAGGTACTGGAGCGTGCAAGGGTAATAGATGCACTTATACTATAGAAAAATTATTAGAAGAGTACTCAAAATAA
- a CDS encoding CBO0543 family protein, producing MLFNIIIAFIIPWISGIVFYFKDRKVLFTIAPFQSVIAYTVNSLGFFYNFWSIYPQQYGKFATIPYDLGIYPILSVYLIHYINKSKINPYILVFIATIFTTSLEWLGILSGKIFYSNGWNIGFTFISYLLPYLINYWFYTQLKKMNVFN from the coding sequence ATGTTATTTAATATAATAATTGCTTTTATAATTCCGTGGATTTCAGGCATAGTATTTTATTTTAAAGATAGAAAAGTACTTTTTACTATAGCACCTTTTCAAAGTGTTATAGCATATACAGTGAATTCATTAGGATTCTTTTATAACTTTTGGAGCATATATCCACAACAATATGGTAAATTTGCTACTATCCCCTATGATTTAGGAATATATCCTATACTCTCAGTTTATTTAATTCATTATATTAATAAGTCAAAAATTAACCCTTATATTCTTGTATTTATTGCAACAATTTTTACAACCTCCCTTGAATGGCTTGGAATATTAAGTGGGAAGATATTCTATTCAAATGGTTGGAATATAGGATTTACCTTTATAAGCTACTTACTGCCATACTTAATAAACTACTGGTTTTATACACAACTGAAAAAAATGAATGTATTTAATTAA